One Oncorhynchus masou masou isolate Uvic2021 chromosome 27, UVic_Omas_1.1, whole genome shotgun sequence genomic window carries:
- the LOC135515278 gene encoding fish-egg lectin-like has product MRVTAAVLLVLCLLAISHAWDCQEVVAIKNLMQIDAGLGQVVATDTSQIPYYLVGDEWIRLPGSLKHITVGPAGIWGVNKADSIYKYVAGNWMQAAGLLKQLDAGGKQFIVGANMDDTPFCLTSSATVGYKGPGSPLPWTGLPGAVKYYSCGPFGCWAVNKNDDIYLMSLNQDCQNNGWSHIDGKLSMIEVATDGRVFGVNSAGSVYTRDGITASKPEGTGWSNIPMCMRMGHVTYDLGRLWVVSKSGVTMVCTP; this is encoded by the exons ATGAGAGTCACTGCAGCCGTCCTATTGGTCCTCTGTCTCCTGGCCATCAGTCACG CCTGGGACTGTCAGGAGGTAGTGGCTATCAAGAATCTGATGCAGATTGATGCAGGACTGGGACAAGTGGTTGCTACGGACACAAGTCAAATCCCCTACTACCTGGTAGGTGATGAATGGATCCGCCTGCCTGGTTCCCTGAAGCATATCACTGTAGGACCAGCAGGGATCTGGGGTGTCAACAAGGCAGACTCAATCTACAAGTATGTGGCCGGTAACTGGATGCAAGCTGCAG GCCTTCTGAAGCAGTTGGATGCTGGAGGTAAACAGTTTATTGTGGGGGCCAACATGGACGATACTCCATTCTGTCTGACAAGTAGTGCCACAGTTGGCTACAAGGGTCCAGGCTCACCTCTTCCATGGACAGGATTGCCAGGAGCTGTGAAGTACTACAGTTGTGGACCCTTTGGGTGCTGGGCAGTCAACAAGAACGATGATATCTACTTAATGAGT CTGAATCAAGACTGCCAAAACAACGGGTGGAGTCACATTGACGGCAAGCTTTCCATGATTGAGGTGGCAACTGATGGTCGTGTCTTTGGGGTCAACTCTGCGGGTAGTGTTTATACCAG AGACGGCATCACAGCCAGTAAACCAGAGGGCACTGGATGGAGCAATATCCCAATGTGCATGCGCATGGGCCACGTGACCTATGACCTGGGCCGTCTTTGGGTCGTCTCCAAGTCTGGAGTCACCATGGTGTGCACACCTTAG